ATGAAGAGATGCAACAGCTCAAAAGGAGCCCTCTGAAGGGCCTGCAGTACCAAAGTCTCCACTCTGGACACGGAGGGCATACTGGTGGATTAAGTCATCTCACTCGTTTCAAAAAACGCACAGTATCTAGATGCAACGCCAAGGAGAAATGAAGCAGCCTGCCTCTATAATAGGCCAGTGCTACCAATTGCACCTTCAAAGAACTGTAAGCCAGACCTTTCCCCAAGCCATCTTGCAAAAAGGCCAAGATCTGTGGAAGAGAAGATTGAAATGGAGAAATCACCCTATCTGCACACTACGACTCGAAAAGACTCCACACGTGTGTATAAGCCGCCGAGGTAGATCGCTTCATTGCCTGAAGCAGCATAGCAATACCTCTGGAGAATACCCATTCTTCCTCAACTTTGCCTGCTCcacagccaagccataagaccaaagcgggagggatctgGCATAACCCATTGCGCAGAAATTATCTaatgcatggcctcatgcactggAAAAGAGCGAGGGGGCCAATGGGTGCTAATCATTTTAGGATTTGAAATAGCCAGGGTAGCCAAGTCAGGcacaaaaatgttgaagacctgGAGAGCCTTAGTAATGAAGCCAGCTACTTATGGAACACTCAGACTGCATAAGGATCATTTGACTTCTGCTGGATAAGCTCTTCCTCCTCCAAGTCACCCCATTCCTGTATGGAAGGGCTTGAAAGAACCCCTtcagagaaaaaggaggaaaggggAGCCAGAGTCCGTCCTTCAGAAAGAGAGTCAAGTGACACCTCTTGGGGCAGGATCCACCACTGGGAGCCCTGCGTGGTCCAAACCCGGAGCCACAGCTTGCCCTGATGCCTTCAATAAATAGGCGTGTTGTAAAAGTAGAACGAATTCTGGAGAGAGAGGCTCCGATACCTCTCCCCTGGAGTCTATAAGCACAAAGTTAGTTGCACAGCCGGACTTTCAGAACCAGCAGTCAGCAGCATGGACCCAGACTCATGTTGCAAAATGGCTACCATCATGTTGCCTAGTGCAGGAGAAATGATGCGCACTTCAGCTGCACGGGAAACTACCAAGGCCTCAGAGGTCCTGGCCCCCTCGGACATCAGGGAAGCGGCACAGTCCCCCAGACACTGTCCCATCCGCTTACCACAGTGGAAGCAGTGCTTAACAAGCGCTGCAGCCATCCACAGAACAGGAACAGAAACTGAGCCCTGGTGTCAGTGAAGAGATTTTAGAGAGACTCACCACACAAGAAGTGCTGTCAGGAGATCTGTCTGATGCCCTTGGAGCTGCTGCAATGGTGACCCAAACTCTCCAGTGCCCAGTTCTAACCAAAGAATGCCTCCACTGCCCATCATTGTACAGTGAGAGAAACTCAACACTGCAGTCAATCAGAACagtgcgcttttttttttttttaatgaggaagGAGAAAGAAGGCTAGATAGGAAAGTGGCACAGGGTGGAGGAGGGACCAAAGATGACCCGTTATACCCCCTAAAGGTGGTGCTGTTTAGTCGAACACCCCAAAGCTACACTGAAACCCAAGTAGGCCAGGAGCTAGCAGCAGAAAAAGCCAGGAACATGGAGAGAAACTCtatccgcctgctggagatagagagtaCTGACTGGCCAGGGAGCATTCCATCCCATGAGGCACTTCAgtgctctgtctccacctgctagtagatggtCACAATCCACTAGtccttggattcatctgctgctggcgCTAAGGAACtgagggtccctttactaagctgcggcaaaaggggggtgTTTATTACGcatgctgaggcctccttttaccacagcaggttaaaggctttttttttttttaagaaatggctgtgtggcaagtgaagcacccattgaggtggcgataagggcttccatgctaacccagtggtaactgggcagcactgcccagttaccaccagcgctataaaaattaaaatactttTGTAGCACCTGAAATGGCATGCgttggggatgggaactactgctgtgctgctgcagtagcccggaaGTACTTTCTGTTTAGCGAGCAcaaagcccatgttgggcttactgccacttagtaaaagaccccctgaagttCTTACTGTACAATAAGGAAAAATGCATGATACATTTGTGAAGAGTTTTTATGTATCATCAATATGAAAATAAAACTGCCTTTAATTTAGGAGGTTGTGAGTTTAACCAACTGCCTTCTCTTTATTTAAAAGCaaataacacttttttttcttatctctccaGCCACTAGTGTGTTGAAGTTTGGAACACTAATCAGCACCTCCAACACCTATAATGGAAGTGGTGTAGTGACTGTGGAAACAGACAACCCTCTAATCTGGACCATGGGCATAAAGAAGACAAAGGCCTAATGTATCTCTTTATTGGAGACAATTGTAACATTCAGCTTGTGCGCCAAAGCAAACCTGCTCTATATGAATTCCTTTCAGAGACTGTATGATTTATCTACTTTCAATTAGTATaccagcatattgttcctttgcTAGTTTGGGACACTATAAAAGCTGTCTGTCTGTTAACTAAATGGTTGTGCCCAAGCTCATTCAATATAATATTCATTTCATATTAGGAAACAAATTAGAAATACAGAGATTTATTACAATTAGTAAACATTTCCTATAGTGCTATTGGATGTATGCAAGCACTGTATAAAATCATTGCTCCAAGCTTACATTCAAGACAGAGTAAACAAATAAGAAGTTatatttattatgggaatgattaaaaacatgaatattgaacaagtgaataaaggagttaaaagcagcctcaaaatggTAGGCTTTTAGTCTGAATCTGACTAGGGCCAGAGCTGGAGTATGATGTATAAACTCagaagtgtattccaggcatacagGGCAGCAAGATGGAACAGTTTAGAGTTCACAGTGGAAAAAAAAGGATACAGGTAATAGTGCCTTATCTGATGAATGGAATTTCAAAAGAAGGGTGTAGGGAGAGAAGTAAGGAGCTGCAGCATGATTTGCCAGTTAGCTCTACAGGTCTGAAGTTTCAACAtaagggtcaattttcaaagcctTGTGCAGCAGGTAAAGAACTGGTCAATTTTATCCCCAAATTAACCTAACTTTTTACAGAAACTTTTCTCTTAAATCTAGCCTAATTAAGGTCAGTTATTTATGCAGCTGGGATGGTCTAGGTAAACTTACGGCCTTTGCTAAAGGGTATTTTAAACACAAACATTACCACAAAGTAGTGCCACAGTTATGCAGTACCTGTTGGGGGCATGCCCTCTGTAATTTATGCCTCCTCTTGAGGAAGCAGTAAGTGCttctaaaaaaaaagtgtttaaagtctgATGACGATGACATAAAAATTGCCATGAAAATCAAAATAAAGGGTCAAATTCAATAAAGCATCAAGTGCCCTTCCCAAATCGCtaaaatttttgaaaaaacaCTATGtgttccagtggtcatcttggaTGCATTTCAATGATGAAAAAAACATCATTGACAATGAGGAAGACCATGGACTTGGTATCAAGTACTGCAAAAATGATTCAAATATGAATTCCACCTTATTAAAGTCAGCAAAATAGCAATAGCAAAACTTGACCATTTACTTATGAtcataaaaaatggaaaacaaattatgaaaaaaaaaataccataaaCGAGATCGTATgccataaaaatgtttaaattatgaACTCCTCCTTGTTAAAATTTGCAAAAATGTATAGCAGTATGAAAGCTTTAACATTTTCATATTATcatgaaaaaatggaaaaaagtaatgacaattatgtaaataaaaAATGAGTCAACAACTGTGATTTAAAAATATTGGACAATATTTTAAAGATATATGTGGCAATATATACATCCCTTTTGTTTACAAAAATACTGAAATATCTGATTCATGATTTAGACCATTGGGTGCTACAGTCTTAAATCTGAAGATGAACCTTTGTTCTTCTTGCAATAAGagtttatatgtacagtatatccTCCCCTCCTCTGTCTTGCAATTAGAAAAATGTCTTATTTCGTAGCTCTCACCACTCGTAGGATATACAAAGACTTTGCTTGTCAAATTAATATTACAAACGGAACACTTATAACATGGAAAATGTCCCCATATTGTATCTTTTTTATGTGGCATTGGTAATTCCGAGTTATTTCCCTTTGTACTGATTGTACCGATCTTTTTATACTCAACATCAATATCGATTTTGCCAAAGTTCAATTCAGTTAGTCCTACATACATCATTCCCCTGCAAATTATCTTGCCTTGCTGTTGCGAGTTCACCTTTGTAAATAGTATCAAAAGTGTTTGGCATAAAAATAGCTATAAAATAGAATCTGAAGATCACTAGTTCTGACAAAATACTTAGCTCTCTTAAGCTACTGTAACCCTTCAAATCAAGCTGTAAAATACATATTTATGGTTTTAATATGAAATATAACTACACTTAGAATCATCCATTGCTTATGCAGAATATTACTAAATCCATGCTGGACAGAGCTGATTAATCTCTCTTAAATGTTTAATGCCAGTGTATGGTGAAGTTACAAGCATCTTACTTTAGAGGCCGAATGAAAGTTTTCAACTGAAATCCAAAATCAAGAACTTAACTATGGTTGTGTGAATGCAAACCAGTGAGGGctgctggggattgtcagagtttGCAGTCTGCATCCTCCACTAAACCAACAATATCCAAACCAGAATAtattaatttaaataatgaaaaaccCCATTTTATCCTAAACACTAATAACTAAAGAAAGCATACTGTTTTTAGGGCTGACTGTGCCAAATGCAGAGTGATAGCTGACATCATAATTCCACAGCAAGGCTAATGCCTAAGGAATTTATCCCAAATTTTcaaattcctgctaaacttttgtatGAACAGCATTTATCCAGGGTTCATTtgacagtttttttgttttttgggtgtttttttttttagaagatagATGTGATAAATACTAGATCCACTCCAATAGTCTCTTTGGCCTCTGATCTAAACAAAAATTTGATTTTGGAGagatatttttattaaaaataaaatcagtttCTTCTTGTGGTGCAAAAATTTATATTTTTCATAATGCAgccagagaggggcataattgaacgcccatctccatgggtgactaTCTCCGAGGATGAGTACGCCAAGGGGccggacagaccgtattttcgaaaaagatgggcgtccatcttttgtttcgataatacggttgctgccgggcaaatgcatcggatttgagctgggcggtttcggttttcagcaataatggaaaccgaagccgcccagctcaaaaacgaacacatccaaggcacttggttgtgggaggagccaggattcgtagtgcactggtccccctcacattccaggacaccaactggacaccctaggggcactaaaaaaaaaaacagtaaaatacctcccaactccatagctcccttcccttgggtgctgagccccccaaatccccccccccaaaaaacccactgcccacaactctacaccagtaccatagcacttatgggtgaaggggggcacctacatgtgggtacagcgggggggggggggttggagggctcccatttaccaccacaagtgtaacaggtagagggggggtgggcctgggtccacctgcctgaattgcactgcacccactaacaactgctccagggacgtgcatactgctgtgatggagctgggtatgacatttgaggctggcatacaggctggaaaaaataagttttttaagttttggtttttttttgggtgggagggggttagtgaccattgggggagtcagaggaggtcttccccgattccctccggtggtcatctgggcactttttggggacttgttcttgaaaaaaaaaaaagggtccaaaaaagcagcccaaattctcgcttctcccacccttcttttttccgttatcagccgagcacgcccatctctcctcggccgataaacacgccccagtcccgctttcaccatgcctccgtcaactttgttcgttcccgtgacagactgcagttggaggtgcccaaaattggctttagaATATAcctatttgggcgcccacagggagaaaggcacccatctcccgatttgggtcgaaatatgggcgtctttctcttttgaaaataagcctgagagcaACACAACTGAGGTGTCCTTTGTGGCTCTGAAATCCTGAGTTTTTGCGCTGGGTGCTGCTTAAGTTTCCCTTTAAATGTATTCTTACTTTTCAGAATACAGATTATGTATTTTGGGATTCTTTACAAGTGGAGCTACAGTAAGTGCATATGATGATGTGCAGAATTTGTTCTAATTTTTCTCTTGCTACTTCATTTTTGATGTGGGCTTGTGGTTTATTTCCAATTATTATTTTAATCCATTCCTGTACATTTGTCATCTGACATTGTACCTTAAAAACTATAAATACATGTTTTtagaaagcatttatttggaggaTTGATCTAAGTTGCGAGGTTGCCTGCAGCCACTGGAGTGGGTGCCCACCCACCAGTGACATCAAAGAGGGTCCTTACTATTTTAGTGCATTCTTCCTGCAGGATGCTCAAGGATTGGATGAGCTGTGAGGTTCCCTGTAGGCATTGGACACCTACTGGGGACAGAGCAGGCCCTTAACATCTATTTTAGTGCATCCTTGCCATAGGTGCATGAACAAAGAGGCAGCTACCACCCCTTTGGAGGGGGAGAATGGAACTCTTCTCTCAAAtggggaaaggaaaaggaggcAAAAAGGCAGCTTTGACTCCAATTGTTTTAAAGGGGCCTATGCTTACCATCTTCAGGCTGTAACAGTAGTTACATCAGCTGCCCTGAGTACTCCTCCTCCAGCTGGTTTCCTTTTCTTCGGGGGTagaaccccaccccccacaaccTGTCATGCAGCAAGAGGCAGAAGATGCTCCCAATTATATAGGTGTGTTGCCCTATAAGGATCTCTTAACATTAGCGGGCCCTTTGCTCTAGTTTGTATTCTGGGTCATCACTTTCCCCTGACCGAGAAGTACCTATAAGGAACtccaaaaaaggaaaacaaaagttcTGCAGAAAGAGCAGTACAATTCACAAAAGCAGGTCTAAtagtggccacatttcacctctCTAGAGCTCAGCAGCATGATAAAAAGTGTGTCTTCTCCTTTATCTATATTATACTATTGAGAAAGGAAGAGACACTCTTTATCCTGCTGCTGAGGTGTTTCCATTGCTACATCTACTAACCAgggccactgcgccccccccccccaatcaccctTGCACAAGTTACATCAGAtaaaggcgggacacagggagggaagggccgaagggaggcgatctgaaaactgccgctgctgcacttctttcagatttgaattcagggggggcccggcccactgggccaccgtCCCCATTGGAGGTGCCAGGGAATTTtgttgtcctccccccccccccccactaactaTTGGGTGTTTGTGCCCTTTGGGACCCTCATAGTAGATAATCCCTGATGCAGCCCCTGCTagaggtgaaacatggccacattgggttgtgtttttaaagtggcaagaataaaggcctttttaactACTAGAAGACGTGTGCTCTACTTTTGTGAACTGTACTTCAGGTACCTTTACCTGCTCCAGTTTTGAGCATATATAAGACTTTAAAGGACTCTTTGGAGTTGCTAGGAGGATGTTTTCAATGCAATTACAAATATGAATAAGAACCTGCATGAAGATGTGTTATATAATATAGTCACTGAGGAGACCTCAGCCAAATTGGTGGAGCATGATCCAAGGCTTGCAGATGTAGAAAAACATATGAAGAAAGTAGAGTCTTGATTGTCCGTCAATGAGCATTAGCTGCATCCACTAGGATAAGTTAGTTGATGTTGCATTTGCAAATTGAAGCACTGGAAAATGCTTCCCCTATGTAACTTGAGACTATTAAATTTTCCAGTTACTTCATTATCTTCTATGAAGCTGTTTAAGATGAATCTTAAATTACAATTAGCTTTTGATTCTTGTGAAAGTAACAGCTTTATTATCTTCCGAGGAATGTTAAGATGAGTAACCAAGAAGGGGATTATGATATATTGAATTCTCCTGATAGCTTGTATTTGAATGAGTCATCTCCAGCAAATATTGTTAAAAGGCCAGCCTTATTGGTGATACCTTCTATAGGCAGAATAGTTTTATATTTCCAGATGTGGCCAGACCTCTCAATTAAGGCAAAAGACCTTCCTGCAGCTGAAGCCTAAAGTTTTGGCTGTGGGCAAGGagcttctttttaaaatttccttggaATTGCCTGGTCACATCTGGAAATGACTCatctttttatttgttgcatttgtatcccacattttcccacctatttgcaggctcaatgtggcttacattatgccgtagtggcgatcgtcattatcagaatgagaaatacagagtggtattgcattaaagctcATAAGTGACATAAGCAGTCAGGTTTAGACCCAATGCATTtggaaagttttttttcttctagGGTAGAAACTTTTAGGCTTCTCCCCAGGTTTAGAAACAGGACAGACTGATTGAATTGGATTTAATTTTAGTATTCCTTATCTGTAGCATTGATTTATATTTACTATTAAATCCTCTGTAATATGGACTTTTATGCTTTGAGGAATgtataaaaaaatcttttccttAATTGCAAAAGCGTAATTAAAACACACACAGTTGGAGTACTTTACCAGATAAGCTCTTATGCAAGGTAACTTACAGTACAAATCGAAAGagtagcccctccccccctccagaacTACCTCAcaagccctgatggtctagtctGCAGAAGCAATGCCCCAGTTGTGGCAGAATGAGCAGGAGTAACTGGGCACTGCTTCTACCCCAACTCCACCCTTAGACTCAGGGGGCAGGCGAGAGCCAAACAGGACAAGGCACAATTTTTCAACTTCCACCAGGAACAAAAACCCGTCAGTTTTGGTTGGAACAAATGCAGTTTGCCTCTGCCTCCCTCCTTTCACAAAACAAAAAGTTTCAACTGTTTCTTCAAAATTTTATTACATgaataaaatccaataaaaatatACACAGATTACAAAAGAATGTGTTGTCCATCTTTCCCATCATCATTTTCAAGCTTATGCCATGATGCTGACCCAGGGGTTTAGCCACCTCTGaaagacaaaaatatatatatattagtacaCGAAGTGCATGAAAGCAATTCTGTTTCCTTGTTAATGAATTAGAATTACTGAACTTTCAATGATTAGGCTACTGTATAGTGTCAGACTGTTCCTTGGAACTTAACCCAGGTAAGGCAGCCAGCGAAGACAAACAAAGAAAAATCTTGTTTTTGTTGAATAGctggccaatttttttttttttttcttggtgatggaaggagtttttttttgttttttttttgttttttaagtctTCTGGCATTTTTACTCAGCAGAAGCTATCAATACAGTTCTCTGCAATTCTAAACACAATttacaagaaaaaaaagcagaggaTATTAATCTGCCTTGAGGCTTTAAAATGTTAAGTGGTGTGTAACTAAAGACAAAGCTGCCTGTTCAAGGTGGCTGAGGAGCAAGATGAAAAGAATAGCAATAAATGCTACACCTGGAGAAGATCAAAAAGGAATACCTTTTATCCAAGAAGCTATGACTGACTTAGTTGCAAGTAAGACAGGTCTGTGAAGAGCAGTTTACACCCTCCCCCTTCACATCAAGTTTAGCAGATTACTATCAATTGTAAGCCTCAACCTACCAGAAGGAACCCCAGCCCTCTGCTATTGTTTCAGTCATGATCATTAGGGCACAGACTGATTCACTTATcttgatttttaatattttttgctaATAGGCTCATTAAGCCACAATACTACATTCTAGTAGCATACTGATTTGAATATAAGATGAGTGGCAGGTGAAAATTTGCTTATACAAAAACCTACCTCTCCCTGTAAGTGTAGCAAAGTATCAGCAAAATTCTTCCTTTTCCAACCTGACTCAATACCAAACTTCTCTTGCTGCTGGCCCCTATCCTTCCTTGACAGTTCACAGAAAAGCTGTTTTGTAAATTTCTGTTGCATGCTGCATATGTGAGAGCATCCCACAAGGAAAGACGTCAACAGCAGCAAGAAAGGTCAAGCAGTGGGCCACCAGGTACACTTTCCTGCCAAAAGGGGAAGAGGTGGGGTGTGGCAGGTGAGCACAGACTTATAATTATGTTAGAGAAAATAGCTGCCTTTACCTACACAGTTGTTTTTAACCAACCATtctggctctcccccccccccccccccaaaaaaaaaaagttatataaagGCAGGCTTTATTTTGTACAAAATATGGTAATTCATGCCTGTTCTCTGCCCATGTTGGCTCCAATTTCAAATAGCTGCTGTGACCTCCAAGAGTAGCTATTCTGACAGCAGAGATGGCAGGAGTAGAAGTGACTAGGGATCGCTCCTGCTCTGACTGGCAACTAGACCACAAGAACTCAAAGGTGGGGGAAGCAAAAGCACACACTATGGGTATAGTTTCAGTTTTAGCCCAAAAAGTGTACAGGCATTTTCAGACGAATCTGAGCAACATTGAATACAGATTTCATATCAGTTGCGGAGCTGGAACCAGAACCAAAACTCAGTCGGCTGCTACATGCAACCACTGCTCCAATAAGATATTAGCCAATTATTGTTGAAAAATGAGGAAAGCAATTTAAATCAAAAGACCCTAGATGCTCTGAAAATCTATAATCCATTTACTTACACAATGATGTTGTTGATAGGAATATGGATCAGTTTCACAAAGAAGCCAATAAACCCCATTATTGCAAAACCTATTGCTGTTGCCATTGCAATCTTCTGGAATTCTGCAAGTAAGAAGAGTAGTGTCTTCATCTCAATATATTATATT
This genomic interval from Microcaecilia unicolor chromosome 1, aMicUni1.1, whole genome shotgun sequence contains the following:
- the SEC61G gene encoding protein transport protein Sec61 subunit gamma; protein product: MDQVMQFVEPSRQFVKDSIRLVKRCTKPDRKEFQKIAMATAIGFAIMGFIGFFVKLIHIPINNIIVGG